A genomic region of Rhipicephalus sanguineus isolate Rsan-2018 chromosome 1, BIME_Rsan_1.4, whole genome shotgun sequence contains the following coding sequences:
- the LOC119378140 gene encoding trafficking protein particle complex subunit 2-like protein: MAVAVAVIGKENSPLFVKTVTPCNELKFLYTIHTSLDVVEEKISPGNKSSGDVRELYLGLLYPTEDYKVYGYVTNTKTKFIVIVETSRTTLRDNEIRQMFHKLHASYCDVVCNPFYVPGDQIVSRSFDSTVNGIMTGE; this comes from the exons aattctccgctgtttgtaaagactgTGACACCATGCAATGAGCTCAAATTTCTGTATACTATACACACTTCATTGGATGTTGTCGAGGAAAAAATATCTCCTGGGAACAAGAGCTCTGGAGATGTTCGGGAGCTGTACTTGGGGTTGCTGTACCCCACAGAGGACTATAAAGTTTATGGATATGTGACAAACACTAAAACCAAGTTCATAGTAATTGTGGAAACCTCACGTACAACTCTCCGTGATAATGAAATCCGACAG ATGTTTCACAAACTTCATGCTTCATACTGTGACGTTGTTTGCAATCCCTTCTATGTTCCTGGTGACCAGATAGTCTCCAG GTCATTTGACAGTACAGTCAATGGGATAATGACCGGAGAGTGA